DNA from Flavobacterium aestivum:
CTACTTTTATTTCTAAACAAAGACTAGGTATAGCGCAATCGTACATATACATGTTTGATTCCTTTTTTATCGGAGTCTCTTTCGTCTATTTCTAGGATATCTGTTAGAGATTTGAGCATTGGAGTAAGTTTGTTGAACCCGAAGCTTCTTGGGTCGAATTCGGGTTTTTTCTTTACGATTAAGTTTCCAACATCGCCTAAGAAAGCCCATCCGTCATCATCTCCAATGGCGTCAATGGTGTCTTCTATTAATTCGATGGTTTTATTGTCTACTTTTATAGTCGTCTCTTTTGAAGCAGCTTTTTTGGTTTCTTTAGGATCTGCTGTAGGAGCAGAAACGGTTTGTTTCGTTTTTTTCTTTTTGATGGCACCTTCTAAAACTTCTATATAAATAAAACGGTCGCAAGCTACAATAAAAGGATTTGGAGTTTTTTTCTCGCCAATCCCAATTACTTTCATACCCGATTCTCGTAATCGTATGGCTAGTCTGGTAAAATCACTATCGCTGGAAACGATACAAAAACCATCGACTTTGTCTGAATACAATAAATCCATTGCATCGATTATCAAGGCTGAATCGGAGGAATTTTTTCCGATTGTATAACTATATTGTTGGATTGGTGTAATGGCGTGTTCGAGTAAAACTGATTTCCAACCACTGGCATTGGGTTTGGTCCAATCACCATAAATGCGTTTAGTGGTGGGTGTGCCATATTTAGCGATTTCTTCCATCATTCCTTTTACATTACTGTAAGGAACATTGTCGGCATCAATGAGTACGGCGAGTTTTAGTTCTTTTGTATTTTGGGACATACTGAATTGTTTTAGATTTTGTATTGTTCTGATTATCAATTTTTGGATTTTTCGTATTAAAATTATAATCGAAACTGATTCAAATATACACGTTTTTATTGAAGATTATTGTTGATTCCTACAATTAGCCCTGATGGTAATGGAAAGCCTCTATGGAAGAAATCTATTTTTTCCTGTGCCGGCAGAGCGACCAAAGGAAGCTCCTGCCAGCGCATTAGAAAAAAAGGTTTGTGACGGAGAGCTTGAAGTGAACAGCAGGAATTGCTTCTTATTTTATTTTTCTTTGGGTAAAATAATTGATTTTTAGGTATTTTTTGGGAAGTAAAAATAATTTTGCTTTCAATACGCTAATAAATTTTAAATAATTAATTTTGCAGCTTCTTAAAAATTAATATTAGTAGATACAATATATTATGGTTAAAGATTTATTCGAAAGAATTCAAAGTAATAAAGGTCCACTAGGAAAATGGGCTTCACAAGCAGAAGGTTATTTTGTATTTCCAAAATTAGAAGGTGAATTAGGACCAAGAATGCAATTTCAAGGTAAAAATATTTTAAACTGGAGTTTGAATGATTATTTAGGTCTAGCGAATCATCCAGAAGTACGTAAAGCGGATACTGAGGCAGCAATTGCTTATGGTGCGGCTTACCCAATGGGGGCAAGAATGATGAGTGGTCATACTAAATACCACGAACAACTTGAGGAAGAATTGGCTGCTTTTGTAATGAAAGAATCAGCTTATTTATTGAATTTTGGTTACCAAGGAATGGTGTCTATCATTGACGCTTTGGTTACTAAAAATGATGTGATTGTTTACGATGTAGATGCACATGCTTGTATTATTGACGGTGTTCGTTTGCACATGGGGAAACGTTTTACTTATCGTCACAATGACATTGCGAGCATGGAGAAAAATTTAGAACGTGCTTCTAAATTAGCCGAAACTACTGGTGGTGGTATTTTATTTATTACTGAAGGTGTTTTTGGAATGCGTGGACAACAAGGTAAGTTGAAAGAGATTGTAGAGATGAAAAAGAAATACAATTTCCGTTTGCTTGTTGATGATGCACATGGTTTTGGTACTCTTGGTAAAACTGGTGCTGGAGCAGGTGAGGAGCAAGGTTGTCAGGACGGAATTGATGTTTACTTCTCGACATTTGCAAAATCAATGGCTAACATTGGTGCTTTTGTAGCTGCTGATAAAGATGTTATTGATTATTTGAAATACAATTTGCGTTCACAAATGTTTGCTAAAGCGTTGCCAATGATTCAAACTGTTGGTTCGTTGAAACGTTTGGAATTATTGCGTGAATCATCTGAAATAAAAGACAAATTGTGGGTTAATGTGAATGCATTACAAAATGGTTTGAAAGAAAGAGGATTTAATATTGGGGACACCAATACTTGTATCACTCCTGTTTACTTAGAAGGAAGTATTCCGGAAGCGATGATTATGGTAAATGATTTAAGAGAAAACTATGGTATTTTCTTGTCTATTGTAGTGTATCCTGTAATTCCAAAAGGAATTATTTTATTGCGTATGATTCCAACTGCTTCTCATACTTTGGAAGATATTGATGAAACATTGGCTGCATTTGAAGCTATACGTGAAAAATTAACAAACGGTACTTATAAAGAAATTGCAAGTAAAACCACTGTTGATTTAGATGCATAAATAAAAGTATTGATCGGTTTTTACTGATCTTATTCATAAAAAAAATCCATTCGTATTTTGCGAATGGATTTTTTTTATGGAATCTATATTATTGGAGTTCTTTTCTGAACGTTTTTCTGCGGCAGTGTACTACAGGGTCGAAATTTTTCCAAATCAATTGAATTGCTATATTGTCTGATAATTCAGGAGTTCTGAAACAATTTTCAATTCCTTTCTTTTTAAAAACTTTGTAATATTCGTTGAAAATTACAGCTGTTACTCCTTTGTTTTGATATTCAGGATGTACACCTATGAGATAAAAAACAACATCTTTACTGTTGCGTCTCGCATTTAGTAAATGCAAAAATCCAAAAGGGAATAATTTGCCATTGGCTTTTTGCAATGCTTTTGAGAAACTAGGCATTACAATTGCAAAAGCCACTAAATTCCCATCCTTGTCCTCTACATATTTTATGTATTCCGGATTGATGAAGTTGATGTATTTTTTCTTGAAATATTCTTTTTGAATGTCTGAAATCGCTACAAATGAGGACAAACTCGCATAGGTTTCATTAAATAAATCAAACATCTTATCGACATAAGGCATCACTTCCTTAGTCGACTTAAAATTGAGAGGTGTGAGTTGGTATCTTTTTTTGATTAACTCATTTATTTTTTGAAAAGACTCCGGATTGGCATTAGAAAATGGGAATTTGTTTTCTAAGTATTCTTTCTCAGTTATATATCCTAATTTTTCAAAATGGGTTGCATAATAAGGATGATTGTACCATGTAATCATAGTTCCTAATTCCTCAAACCCTTCAGTTAGAACTCCTACTTTGTCTAAATTGGAGAATCCCATCGGACCTTCAACATATTCAAGATTGTTTTTATTTCCTAATTCGTATACTTTTTCAAGCAATGCTTTGGTTACTTCTAGATCATCAATAACATCGAACCAGCCAAAACGGACTTTCTTTTTTTGTTGGTGATTAACTTCGTCCCAGTTGATTATAGCTGCAATTCTACCTACAATCGTATCATTTTTATAGGCTACATAAAAGGTGGCTTCGGCACTGAGGAAAGCGGGATTTTTAGTTTTGTCAAACGTCTCCAATTCATCTGCAATAATTGGCGGAACCCAATAAGGATTGTTTTTATATAAAGAAAAAGGGAATTTTATGAATTCAGTTAATTCCTTTTTAGTTTTAGCTTCTTGTATGGTAATCATTATTTCCGGAAAGTGTATTTTTATTTTTTCTTAGAACTTTTGCTTTGTTTTCTTGTGTTGGTCTTTTTAGCCATTTTTTCGGCAGCTTCTTCTTCTTTGCTTAAGAGATGAACTTCTTTGTAACGACCATCATATCGCCATGAAACACCAACTCCTCCGTAAACTATTGATGGAGTGTCTTTAAAATTGGTACTGATAGAAGCGTCTACTTGTAAGTTTTTATTAATCAAATAGGCTGCACCTCCACGAACTATTGCATCACTATAGAAATCACTTTTTATTCCTTGATTTTCTACAAAGGCAGACCACTTAGTATTAATTCCTTTGGTCAAAGTAAGGATATAGCTCAAACTAGGATAGTCGGTTGCTATGTAATTATAAATAATATTGGTTACAAATACCCAGCTTCCGTCTCCTAAATGGTTTTGCAAAATCAAAGCGGCTTTTGGTGAGATACTTGCATCTGGTGAAAAATAAAATGGATTGTCGGAGCCTGTAAAATTGGCTCCTGCAAATACTGCTACTGCCGGAATAACTTGGTGCCAATTGAATTTATGATTGGCTTTCCAGCTGTATAGATTTACTTCTCTTTTATATCCTTTATTAGGATCGTAAATTAGATATTTGGCTCCCAAAACGGATTGTTTGAAATCAGCTTTATCATCAACCCTCATGGGATATGTAAATTTTTCATTTACATATTGAATATCTGCTATAAATTCTAAATTTTCTAGGAATGCCCCATATCGCAATTCCATGTCAATACCAAAACCGTTGGCATCATAGTTTGATAGACTGTGGCTTTCTTGTATGCCAAAAACACCAGTTTCGACTTGAATTACGGTTTTTCCGACAGCAAAAGCCGACATGGATTCTCCCGGTCTATTAGAATTAATCTCATCGGTGTGTTGTCCGTAATGAATTGTTGGAATCAAAAAAACTGCGGCAATAAATAAAAATTTGATATTAAACATACTAAAATATTTGAGTTGAATAGGGATAACGCATTTCAAATGTACTATATTTTATCATTTATTTAAGAATGATATTTTTATTTTGTTCCAAAGTTTCGACTTGGATTTATTAATTTTGCTTAAAAATTATTCGATTATGCAAACAGCCTCTTTTTCGGGTTTTATAGAAACGCTATTTTTTATCATTGCGTTCTATTATATTTTTAAATTTTTGGCTCGATTATTTATGCCTTTATTAGTTAAAAAGGTAGTGGAAAAAGCGGGTCAAAATTTCCAACAACAGCAACAGCAAGCTCAAAATACAACTTGGCGTAGAACACCAAATAATGATGAAATCATAATCAACACCGCTAATGATAGAAACCCACGTGAAACCAAAAAAGTGGGAGACTATGTTGATTACGAAGAAATAGATTAATCCCTTAACCTCCAAAAGAGGTATCTGACTCCAAATCCAAAACCATATCGAGTATTTAGATTTTTTTGTCGTAATATTAGACTCATAAATCTATACCCTAAACCATAAACTCAAATAATGAAGCAACTTCAAAAGTTCTTTCCGCACATACTGGCCATCGTTGGTTTTGTATTCGTTTCTACACTTTATTTCTTTCCTGTTTTACAAGGAAAACAAATTTTTCAATCTGATATTGCCCAATATACGGGTATGGCCAAAGAGCAAAATGATTTTAGAGCTACCAATCATGAGGAGCCTTATTGGACAAACTCGGCTTTTGGAGGAATGCCAACCTATCAATTGGGAGCCAAATACCCGCATGATTATGTTGGTGCTATAGATGATGTATTGCGTTTCTTGCCTCGCCCAGCGGATTATTTGTTTTTATATTTTCTAAGTTTTTATGTTTTGTTGTTGGTCTTGAAGGCCGATCCGCTAAAAGCTTTTTTTGGTGCTGTCGCTTTTGGTTTTTCAACCTATCTGATTATTATTCTTGGGGTTGGCCATAATGCCAAAGCTCATGCCATTGCTTATATGCCACTCGTGGTTGCTGGTTTTATTATGGTTTTTCAAAGAAAATACATTTGGGGAGGATTGCTCGCCATGTTTGCCTTGGCATTAGAGGTAAATGCCAATCACTTTCAAATGACCTTTTATTTATTGATTCTATTATTGATTCTTTCAGGTTATTTTATTTATGAAGGAATCAAATCAAAAGAATATAAATCTTTGTTGTATTCATTAGGTACGCTTATTTGTGCCGGTATTATTGCTATAGGTGCTAATGCTACTAATATATTGGCAACAGCTGAGTATGCTAATTTTAGTACACGAGGCAAAAGCAATTTGAGTTTCAATCCTGATGGATCCAAAAGAACTACAGATGTGGCGATGAGTCGCGATTATATCACAGAATATAGTTATGGTATTGCCGAAAGTTTTAACCTTATTGCTCCTAGACTTTTTGGAGGTTCCAATAATGAGAGTTTGAGTGAAGATTCTAAAATTGTTGAATTTTTGCAACAACAGCAAGTAGGGGAAGGGCAATATATTACAAAAGAGCAAGCTGTCGAATATGCCAAGGGAGGAATGCCAACGTATTGGGGTGACCAACCTATAGTGTCGGCTCCGGCATATATCGGTGCAGTGGTTTTCTTTTTGGGGATTTTGGCCTTGTTTGTTGACGAACGAAAAATTAAATACGCATTCCTTGGTGGTGCATTATTGACTTTAATTCTCTCTTGGGGAAAAAATTTCCCTGCATTGACGGATTTCTGTATCGATTATATTCCAATGTATAATAAGTTTAGAGCAGTATCATCTATTCAGGTTATTTTAGAATTGTGTTTACCAGTTCTAGCCATTATGGGCTTGCAGTCTTTCTTTAAATTAGAAAAAGAAAAACAATTAAAACCACTGTTGCAATCGGGAGCCGTAGGTTTAGGGTTGATTATCCTTTTGTTTTTATGCAAAGGTATGTTCAGTTTTGCGGGAGGAAGTGACAGTAGTTTAATGCAAAGTTATGGACCAAGTTTTGTAGATGCCATAAAAGCAGACAGAAGAACATTGTATAGTGCCGACTTGTTGCGTTCCGGATTTTTTATTCTGATCACAGCGGGTGTGTTGTGGTTGTTCATTAAAAATAAAATTGCCCAAAATACAGCTATTATTTTGGTTGGATTATTCATGGTTTCGGACTTGTTTTTTGTAGATAAAAACTATGTTTCTAACAAAGATTTTATAAATGCCAGAGAAGTTGAAGTGCCTTTTCAGGAAACACCAACAGATGCAGAGATTCTAAAAGATCCAACTAATTACCGTGTTTTTGATATTCAAGGGTTGATGCAGGCAAGAACATCTTATTTTCATAAAGCAATAGGAGGATATAGTGCTGTAAAACCACAAAGGATGCAACAATTGTTTGATTATCAAATTGCTAAAAACAATACTGAAATTCTTAATATGCTAAATGTTAAGTATGTTATTCAAACAGATAAAGAGGGTAAAGAATATCCAATTATCAATACAGATGCTAATGGTAATGCTTGGTTTGTTGGTAAAGTGGATTTTGTTAAAAATTCGGATGCTGAGATGAAAGCTTTAGATAAATTTAATTCTAAAGATGTGGCTATTATTAATGATGATGAATTTGCAACGATTAAGGGTAAAGCTTTCGCTAAAGATAGTTCGGCAACCATAACTTTAGACTCATACAAACCGAATAACTTAAAATACACGTCAACGAATTCAAAAGAAGGTCTGGCGGTTTTCTCTGAAATGTATTATGAGAAAGGTTGGAAAGCACTTGTTGATGGAAAAGAAACACCGATTATGAGAGCCGACTATGCTTTAAGAGCAATTGTGGTTCCTGCTGGCAAACACAGTATCGAGTTCAAGTTTGATCCTCAGGTTGTAAAAACAGGTGGAATGATTACACTTATCAGTTCAGTTGGGATGTTGTTCCTTTTAGTTGGTGGGATTTATTTTGAGAGAAAGAAAAAATAGAAACATATAGTAAAGATTTATTGAAGAGATGCATATTGCAGAGATGCACTGCGGTGCATCTCTATAATAAACAATAAAATAAAAAATTGAAATCAGAATCAAAAAAAATCCTTATCATAACCTATTATTGGCCACCAGCAGGAGGGCCTGGCGTTCAGCGTTGGCTTAAGTTTGTGAAATATTTACCTGATTTTGATATTCAGCCAATTGTTTATATTCCGGAAAATCCAACATACCCGATTGTTGATGTCAAATTAGAGAAAGAAGTTTCAGAGAAAGCGATTATTTTAAAACATAAAATTTTCGAGCCTTATCAGCTGGCTTCATTTTTTTCTAAAAATAAAACCAAAAAAATTAGCTCGGGCATTATTCCTAATCAAAAAAAGCAATCTTTTTTTGAAAAAACGATGCTGTGGGTTCGAGGCAACTTATTTATTCCAGATGCACGGGTTTTTTGGGTAAAACCATCTGTTTCCTATTTAGAGAAATATATAGTAGAAAATAATATAGATACTATTATCACCTCAGGACCTCCGCACAGTTTGCATTTGATTGGTTTAAGTTTAAAGCAAAAATTAAAACTTACTTGGTTTGCTGATTTTCGTGATCCTTGGACTACCATTGGATATCATAAATCATTAAAACTATCCAAAAGTGCTGGTAGAAAGCACAAAGCATTAGAATATCAGGTTTTGAATACTGCGGATACGATTATAGTGACCAGTAAAACGACCAAAGCCGAATTTGAAGATATCACCAATAAGCCTATAACGGTTATTACCAATGGGTATGATACAGAGAAAATTGATGTGTTACGACTTGATACCAAATTTAGTTTGGCACACATTGGCTCCTTTCTTTCTGAAAGAAACCCAACCATTTTATGGGAAAGTTTAACCGAATTGTTAAATGAAGTTCCAGAGTTTAAATCTCACTTGGAGATAAAATTGATTGGGGAAGTCAGCGAAGAAGTATTAGCAACCATCTCAAAGTTTGAATTGAATCCTTATTTGAATAAATTAGGATATGTGCCACATTCTGAAGCAGTAGCTCACCAAAGAAGGTCACAGGTTTTGTTGCTTATCGAAATTAATTCAGAGGAAACTAAAAGTATAATTCCTGGAAAATTATTTGAATATATGGTTTCTAATAGACCAATTATTGCTATTGGTCCAGTCGATTCAGATTTTGCAGAAATTATTACTGAGACCAATACAGGAGTGTTTTTTGATTATACCGAGAAATTAAAATTGAAAAATTTGATTTTAAAATATTATAATCAATATTTAGAAGGGAATTTACAATCGTATGGTGTAGGTTTGCAAAAATATTCCAGAAAGAATTTAACTAAAGAACTGGCACAGTTGATTCATTCAAAAATTTAAGTTTTGCCAACTTTAAACTTTAAAACCTTAAACTCATAATTAATGGGCATAGTCTTAAATCAATCTTTAAAAAACACAATAATCACCTATATCGGTTTTGCAATTGGCGGTATAAATACCATTTATTTATATCCTGTTTTTTTGGGAGCTACTTTTTATGGTTTAACTAATTATGTGACTTCATGTGCTAATGTCATAATGCCATTGTTTGCCATTGGTATGCAGAACACTTTGGTAAAGTACTATTCACAATATAAAACAGACGAAGAAAGATCTCGATTTTTGTCTTTCACAGTATTATTCCCCTTAATATCAATCATTCCCTTTTTATTGTTGGGGCTCTTTTTTTACGATGAAATAATATTCTTTTTATCTAAACAAAATGCAGTAGTTAAAGATTATATTTGGTTAATACCAATAATTGGATTGAGCATGGCTTATTTCGAAATATTTTATGCTTGGGCCAGAGTGCACATGCATTCTGTATTTGGGAATTTTATTAAGGAAGTAGGTTTACGGTTGTTCTCTTTGTTTTTGTTGATTGCTGTATATTACAATTGGCTTTCTGTAGAAGGGTTTGTGTATGCAACGACAGTATTATATATAGTAGCCTTTTTGGTTACAATGTTTTATGCATTCAATATTAAGAAACCTGTTTTTCAGTTCGCAATACCCGAAAACACTAAGGAGATATTGATTTATACATTTTATATTATCCTATCGGGTAGTGTTGCCAACTTGCTTTTGGATGGAGATAAAATGATTTTGAATCAATACATGAAGATTGAAAATATTGCATTCTATTCGGTGGCAACTTATATAGCTTTAGTAATATCGGTGCCAAGTCGTGCAATGCATCAAATTGTGTATCCAATTACGGCAAAATTGATGCATGAAAACAGTCATGATGAGTTGAATAGTTTGTATAAAAAAACATCTATTAATCTTCAAGTAGTAGGTGGCTTCGTGATGCTTTGTATTTTTGTAAACATCAATCAGTTGTATGAAATGGTACCAAAAGAATACGGTGGAGGTATTATGGTTGTATTTATGATTGGTTTGTCTAAATATTTTGATCTGATACTAGGGAACAATAATGCCATTATTTTTAATACAAAATATTATAGAACAGTTTTGTTTTTAGGAGTCGCATTGGTTATTTTGACAGTCGTTTTGAATATGATTTTCATACCGGTTTTCGGGATTATAGGTTCAGCATTTGCCACTTTATTGTCTATCACTTTATACAGTTTAGCTAAATTATTATTTGTTGTTAAAAAATTGCATTTGTATCCATTTACCAAACAAACGTTACATTCTCTTGGTATTACGTTAGTAGTGTTTTTGATGTTTTACTTTTGGCAATTTCCTATTCATCCCATTGTTGGAATTGTATTAAAATCAATTTTAGTGACAATAGTGTATATCTACGTTAATTACAGATTTGTGGTTTCTAATGAAATCAATCAAGTTCTTGATAAATTGATAAAAAAAGTAATTAGATAAATAGACAAGTACTTTCTGTTTTTAACTTTTGGTAGGGCATGTTTTAAAAATGCGGTATTCAATTTTCTTGCATTAACTATTTTTATTTTAAAGTTTTTGTAGGATTTGTAACTTATTAATTTTTAATTATTTGAGTTCATGTTTTTTGAAAAATCACTAAAAACAGGTATTGTGTCTTTTATTTATTGGAGGTAATTTTACAATATTATTCTAATAGTTTCAGTTATGTATAATTGAAAAAGCACCTAAATGATAAAAAATCAATTTATTACTCAGGAAAAATTAAATGATTTTACTAACACAATTGCCAATAAAATAAAAAATGGTTTTGTAATCGTAGAAAAAAATGATAAAATGCCATTTGCAGTTTTAGTAAAAGAGGGTAAAAAAATAAATCACAGTTTCAATTTTTTTGTTTGTTGTGTCACTTTTGGAGTGTGGACATTGCCATGGTTGTATTTAAGCCAGGTTTCATGTAAGACTAAAAAAATATTGGTCGCACTTGATGAAGATGGTAATGTTTTTGAAGAGGATTGTTATATGGGATAATCTATTTTGACCCTATGAAAAAGTGTTAAATTATTAATCAAACTACATTTCGATTATATCGGGGTGTAGTTTTTTATTTTGTACTGGTTGTTATCTCTATTATTGAAGATTTCCCCCTCTGGAATAAAAGAGGGGGTAGTGATAACACTTATGTTTATTAGGCTGTATGACAATAAATGAAGTTAATCTAGCTGTGTCTAAACTTTATTAATGGCACAAACTAATCATTCCAGAACCTTTTCATATTCTAGTTTTCCGGTTTGTGGGCTGTTTATTGTACGTTTATTTGCGTCAAAATAAACAATATCAAAATTCACGGATATAA
Protein-coding regions in this window:
- a CDS encoding GTP cyclohydrolase yields the protein MITIQEAKTKKELTEFIKFPFSLYKNNPYWVPPIIADELETFDKTKNPAFLSAEATFYVAYKNDTIVGRIAAIINWDEVNHQQKKKVRFGWFDVIDDLEVTKALLEKVYELGNKNNLEYVEGPMGFSNLDKVGVLTEGFEELGTMITWYNHPYYATHFEKLGYITEKEYLENKFPFSNANPESFQKINELIKKRYQLTPLNFKSTKEVMPYVDKMFDLFNETYASLSSFVAISDIQKEYFKKKYINFINPEYIKYVEDKDGNLVAFAIVMPSFSKALQKANGKLFPFGFLHLLNARRNSKDVVFYLIGVHPEYQNKGVTAVIFNEYYKVFKKKGIENCFRTPELSDNIAIQLIWKNFDPVVHCRRKTFRKELQ
- a CDS encoding transporter; the protein is MFNIKFLFIAAVFLIPTIHYGQHTDEINSNRPGESMSAFAVGKTVIQVETGVFGIQESHSLSNYDANGFGIDMELRYGAFLENLEFIADIQYVNEKFTYPMRVDDKADFKQSVLGAKYLIYDPNKGYKREVNLYSWKANHKFNWHQVIPAVAVFAGANFTGSDNPFYFSPDASISPKAALILQNHLGDGSWVFVTNIIYNYIATDYPSLSYILTLTKGINTKWSAFVENQGIKSDFYSDAIVRGGAAYLINKNLQVDASISTNFKDTPSIVYGGVGVSWRYDGRYKEVHLLSKEEEAAEKMAKKTNTRKQSKSSKKK
- a CDS encoding YfhO family protein, encoding MKQLQKFFPHILAIVGFVFVSTLYFFPVLQGKQIFQSDIAQYTGMAKEQNDFRATNHEEPYWTNSAFGGMPTYQLGAKYPHDYVGAIDDVLRFLPRPADYLFLYFLSFYVLLLVLKADPLKAFFGAVAFGFSTYLIIILGVGHNAKAHAIAYMPLVVAGFIMVFQRKYIWGGLLAMFALALEVNANHFQMTFYLLILLLILSGYFIYEGIKSKEYKSLLYSLGTLICAGIIAIGANATNILATAEYANFSTRGKSNLSFNPDGSKRTTDVAMSRDYITEYSYGIAESFNLIAPRLFGGSNNESLSEDSKIVEFLQQQQVGEGQYITKEQAVEYAKGGMPTYWGDQPIVSAPAYIGAVVFFLGILALFVDERKIKYAFLGGALLTLILSWGKNFPALTDFCIDYIPMYNKFRAVSSIQVILELCLPVLAIMGLQSFFKLEKEKQLKPLLQSGAVGLGLIILLFLCKGMFSFAGGSDSSLMQSYGPSFVDAIKADRRTLYSADLLRSGFFILITAGVLWLFIKNKIAQNTAIILVGLFMVSDLFFVDKNYVSNKDFINAREVEVPFQETPTDAEILKDPTNYRVFDIQGLMQARTSYFHKAIGGYSAVKPQRMQQLFDYQIAKNNTEILNMLNVKYVIQTDKEGKEYPIINTDANGNAWFVGKVDFVKNSDAEMKALDKFNSKDVAIINDDEFATIKGKAFAKDSSATITLDSYKPNNLKYTSTNSKEGLAVFSEMYYEKGWKALVDGKETPIMRADYALRAIVVPAGKHSIEFKFDPQVVKTGGMITLISSVGMLFLLVGGIYFERKKK
- a CDS encoding DUF4834 family protein, yielding MQTASFSGFIETLFFIIAFYYIFKFLARLFMPLLVKKVVEKAGQNFQQQQQQAQNTTWRRTPNNDEIIINTANDRNPRETKKVGDYVDYEEID
- a CDS encoding aminotransferase class I/II-fold pyridoxal phosphate-dependent enzyme; the encoded protein is MVKDLFERIQSNKGPLGKWASQAEGYFVFPKLEGELGPRMQFQGKNILNWSLNDYLGLANHPEVRKADTEAAIAYGAAYPMGARMMSGHTKYHEQLEEELAAFVMKESAYLLNFGYQGMVSIIDALVTKNDVIVYDVDAHACIIDGVRLHMGKRFTYRHNDIASMEKNLERASKLAETTGGGILFITEGVFGMRGQQGKLKEIVEMKKKYNFRLLVDDAHGFGTLGKTGAGAGEEQGCQDGIDVYFSTFAKSMANIGAFVAADKDVIDYLKYNLRSQMFAKALPMIQTVGSLKRLELLRESSEIKDKLWVNVNALQNGLKERGFNIGDTNTCITPVYLEGSIPEAMIMVNDLRENYGIFLSIVVYPVIPKGIILLRMIPTASHTLEDIDETLAAFEAIREKLTNGTYKEIASKTTVDLDA
- a CDS encoding glycosyltransferase family 4 protein codes for the protein MKSESKKILIITYYWPPAGGPGVQRWLKFVKYLPDFDIQPIVYIPENPTYPIVDVKLEKEVSEKAIILKHKIFEPYQLASFFSKNKTKKISSGIIPNQKKQSFFEKTMLWVRGNLFIPDARVFWVKPSVSYLEKYIVENNIDTIITSGPPHSLHLIGLSLKQKLKLTWFADFRDPWTTIGYHKSLKLSKSAGRKHKALEYQVLNTADTIIVTSKTTKAEFEDITNKPITVITNGYDTEKIDVLRLDTKFSLAHIGSFLSERNPTILWESLTELLNEVPEFKSHLEIKLIGEVSEEVLATISKFELNPYLNKLGYVPHSEAVAHQRRSQVLLLIEINSEETKSIIPGKLFEYMVSNRPIIAIGPVDSDFAEIITETNTGVFFDYTEKLKLKNLILKYYNQYLEGNLQSYGVGLQKYSRKNLTKELAQLIHSKI
- a CDS encoding lipopolysaccharide biosynthesis protein, whose protein sequence is MGIVLNQSLKNTIITYIGFAIGGINTIYLYPVFLGATFYGLTNYVTSCANVIMPLFAIGMQNTLVKYYSQYKTDEERSRFLSFTVLFPLISIIPFLLLGLFFYDEIIFFLSKQNAVVKDYIWLIPIIGLSMAYFEIFYAWARVHMHSVFGNFIKEVGLRLFSLFLLIAVYYNWLSVEGFVYATTVLYIVAFLVTMFYAFNIKKPVFQFAIPENTKEILIYTFYIILSGSVANLLLDGDKMILNQYMKIENIAFYSVATYIALVISVPSRAMHQIVYPITAKLMHENSHDELNSLYKKTSINLQVVGGFVMLCIFVNINQLYEMVPKEYGGGIMVVFMIGLSKYFDLILGNNNAIIFNTKYYRTVLFLGVALVILTVVLNMIFIPVFGIIGSAFATLLSITLYSLAKLLFVVKKLHLYPFTKQTLHSLGITLVVFLMFYFWQFPIHPIVGIVLKSILVTIVYIYVNYRFVVSNEINQVLDKLIKKVIR
- a CDS encoding NYN domain-containing protein; translated protein: MSQNTKELKLAVLIDADNVPYSNVKGMMEEIAKYGTPTTKRIYGDWTKPNASGWKSVLLEHAITPIQQYSYTIGKNSSDSALIIDAMDLLYSDKVDGFCIVSSDSDFTRLAIRLRESGMKVIGIGEKKTPNPFIVACDRFIYIEVLEGAIKKKKTKQTVSAPTADPKETKKAASKETTIKVDNKTIELIEDTIDAIGDDDGWAFLGDVGNLIVKKKPEFDPRSFGFNKLTPMLKSLTDILEIDERDSDKKGIKHVYVRLRYT